A single region of the Neotabrizicola shimadae genome encodes:
- a CDS encoding acyl-CoA dehydrogenase family protein, whose amino-acid sequence MAHDGQTVTSPLLADLSALTGAALPQVEALFEAGRAGLKTKVAVGGKVSNAAMEEHQFAAHALAWLATYVEALRQMRAWAGRLEAEGRFGEMEGLICQICFGEYLAQVAGGIPMSQGEVARLSDLGLEWRPEGAAAALIARGNTPAARARLVELMRDNQGRATFGASGLDEELEMIREQFRRFADERVVPEAHDWHLKDQLIPMEIITELAGMGVFGLTIPEEYGGFGLSKASMVVVSEELSRGYIGVGSLGTRSEIAAELILCGGTEAQKQHWLPKLASGEILPTAVFTEPNTGSDLGSLRTRAVKVGEDWEITGNKTWITHAARTHVMTLLARTEPETTDYRGLSMFLAEKTPGTDEVPFPTPGMTGGEIEVLGYRGMKEYELGFDGFKVKGENLLGGVPGQGFKQLMQTFESARIQTAARAVGVAQSALEVGMKYAEDRKQFGRALIEFPRVAGKLAMMAVEIMVARQLTYFSAWQKDHDKRCDLEAGMAKLLGARVAWAAADNALQIHGGNGFALEYQISRILCDARILNIFEGAAEIQAQVIARRLMD is encoded by the coding sequence ATGGCCCATGATGGACAGACCGTGACCTCGCCTCTTCTGGCCGACCTGTCGGCGCTGACCGGGGCGGCCCTTCCGCAGGTGGAAGCCCTGTTCGAGGCCGGGCGCGCCGGCCTGAAGACGAAGGTGGCTGTAGGCGGCAAGGTTTCCAATGCAGCGATGGAGGAACACCAGTTCGCGGCCCATGCGCTTGCCTGGCTTGCGACCTATGTCGAGGCGCTGCGCCAGATGCGGGCCTGGGCCGGGCGGCTGGAGGCCGAGGGTCGGTTCGGCGAGATGGAGGGCCTGATCTGCCAGATCTGCTTTGGCGAGTACCTGGCGCAGGTGGCCGGTGGCATCCCGATGAGCCAGGGCGAGGTGGCGCGGCTGTCCGACCTGGGGCTGGAATGGCGGCCGGAGGGCGCGGCGGCGGCGCTGATCGCGCGGGGCAATACCCCGGCGGCGCGGGCGCGGCTGGTCGAGCTGATGCGCGACAACCAGGGCCGGGCGACCTTCGGCGCCAGCGGTCTGGACGAAGAGCTGGAGATGATCCGCGAGCAGTTCCGCCGCTTTGCGGACGAGCGGGTGGTGCCCGAGGCGCATGACTGGCACCTGAAGGACCAGCTGATCCCGATGGAGATCATCACCGAGCTTGCCGGCATGGGCGTGTTCGGCCTGACCATCCCCGAGGAATATGGCGGGTTCGGCCTGTCGAAGGCCAGCATGGTGGTGGTGAGTGAAGAGCTTTCGCGCGGTTACATCGGCGTGGGTTCGCTGGGCACGCGGTCGGAGATTGCCGCCGAGTTGATCCTGTGCGGTGGGACCGAGGCGCAGAAGCAGCACTGGCTGCCGAAGCTGGCGAGCGGGGAAATCCTGCCGACGGCGGTGTTCACCGAGCCGAATACCGGGTCGGACCTGGGCTCGCTGCGGACACGCGCGGTGAAGGTCGGCGAGGACTGGGAGATCACGGGCAACAAGACCTGGATCACCCATGCGGCGCGGACACATGTGATGACGCTTCTGGCGCGGACCGAGCCGGAGACCACGGACTACCGGGGGCTCAGCATGTTCCTTGCCGAGAAGACCCCCGGCACCGACGAGGTGCCTTTCCCGACGCCCGGCATGACGGGCGGCGAGATCGAGGTGCTGGGCTATCGCGGCATGAAGGAATACGAGCTGGGCTTCGACGGGTTCAAGGTGAAGGGCGAGAACCTGCTGGGCGGCGTGCCGGGGCAGGGGTTCAAGCAGCTGATGCAGACCTTTGAATCCGCCCGCATCCAGACGGCGGCCCGCGCCGTGGGTGTGGCACAGTCGGCGCTGGAGGTCGGCATGAAATATGCTGAGGACCGCAAGCAGTTTGGCCGCGCGCTGATCGAGTTTCCGCGTGTGGCAGGAAAGCTTGCCATGATGGCGGTGGAGATCATGGTAGCGCGGCAGCTGACTTATTTCAGTGCATGGCAGAAGGACCATGACAAGCGTTGCGATCTGGAGGCCGGGATGGCGAAGCTGCTGGGTGCCCGTGTCGCCTGGGCGGCGGCGGACAATGCGCTGCAGATCCACGGCGGCAACGGCTTTGCGCTGGAATACCAGATCAGCCGTATCCTGTGCGATGCGCGCATCCTGAACATATTCGAGGGTGCGGCCGAGATTCAGGCGCAGGTCATCGCGCGGCGGCTGATGGATTGA
- a CDS encoding sulfite exporter TauE/SafE family protein produces MTDMLGGLAPATFALALAITLFAGFVKGAVGFAMPLIMVSAFSAFLPPQMAVAGLILPTLVTNLSQAFRQGIPAAVETSMTYRRFLIGTVVFILVSAPLVTVIPKETFLLTLGLPITAFAALQLAGVPLALPIHHRTRAEWGLGILGGLYGGISGIWGPPLLVYLLSIRAPKTEAVRAQGVVFLIGAVALLIAHLRTGVANVHSLAFSAALVVPAVIGLALGYRLQDRLDPERFRRWTQVLLVLTGLNLVRQAITG; encoded by the coding sequence ATGACCGACATGCTTGGCGGGCTCGCCCCCGCAACCTTCGCCCTTGCGCTGGCGATCACCCTCTTCGCGGGCTTCGTGAAGGGCGCGGTGGGCTTCGCCATGCCGCTCATCATGGTCTCGGCCTTCTCGGCCTTCCTGCCGCCGCAGATGGCCGTGGCCGGGCTGATCCTGCCCACGCTCGTCACCAACCTCAGCCAGGCTTTCCGCCAGGGCATCCCCGCCGCCGTCGAAACCAGCATGACCTACCGCCGCTTCCTGATCGGCACCGTGGTCTTCATCCTCGTCTCGGCCCCGCTGGTCACGGTCATCCCCAAGGAAACCTTCCTGCTCACCCTGGGCCTGCCCATCACCGCCTTCGCCGCCCTGCAGCTCGCCGGCGTGCCGCTGGCCCTGCCGATCCACCACCGCACCCGCGCCGAATGGGGCCTAGGCATTCTGGGCGGGCTTTATGGCGGCATCTCGGGCATCTGGGGGCCGCCGCTTCTGGTCTATCTCCTGTCGATCCGCGCGCCCAAGACCGAAGCCGTCCGCGCGCAGGGCGTGGTCTTCCTCATCGGCGCCGTGGCACTCCTGATCGCGCATCTGCGCACCGGCGTCGCCAATGTCCACAGCCTCGCCTTCTCTGCCGCGCTCGTGGTGCCCGCCGTCATCGGCCTCGCCCTCGGCTACCGCTTGCAAGACCGGCTGGACCCCGAAAGGTTCCGGCGCTGGACGCAGGTGCTCCTTGTCCTCACTGGCCTGAACCTCGTGCGCCAAGCCATTACAGGCTGA